One stretch of Podospora bellae-mahoneyi strain CBS 112042 chromosome 2, whole genome shotgun sequence DNA includes these proteins:
- a CDS encoding hypothetical protein (EggNog:ENOG503NZ2I; COG:I) produces MDGSFIEDESHNPDPIAELIENYNELNSSVIEELTEEPSPLEFMRYVAKNTPFVVRGAAKDWKATKEWNVNFLKDFLKHETVNVAVTPHGNADAPTPHPTPSSPLVFAQPHEEDQPFPVFLDYLTTQSSLPAGGEPIGEVRYAQTQNDNLRHEYLRLFSHCLPSIPFARIALDRDADAINLWIGNQHSTTALHKDNYENIYVQIRGRKHFVLLPPICHPCVNERLLPSAVYSRKTTSPTEAANKEEPVSSPEADGSTFSPSYLELKVSEQKVPFPIWDPDRPFQNETEYSCLACPVRASLNPGDMLYLPALWYHKVAQSVDNEGVCVAVNYWYDMDFTGPLYPLSTFVRSVYKKELRGEEEEKEEEKEEEEAVNEKDLVDNAEQHQRLT; encoded by the exons ATGGATGGTAGCTTTATCGAGGATGAATCTCACAACCCAGATCCCATAGCAGAACTCATCGAAAACTACAATGAGCTCAACAGCTCCGTCATCGAAGAGCTCACCGAGGAGCCAAGTCCCCTCGAGTTTATGAGATATGTCGCCAAAAACACCCCCTTTGTCGTACGAGGCGCCGCCAAGGACTGGAAAGCCACCAAAGAGTGGAATGTCAACTTTTTGAAAGACTTTCTCAAACACGAGACGGTGAATGTAGCCGTGACGCCTCACGG CAACGCAGAcgccccaacaccacaccccaccccatcctcccccctcgtcTTCGCCCAACCCCACGAAGAAGACCAGCCCTTCCCCGTCTTCCTCGActacctcaccacccagtcctccctcccagccgGCGGTGAGCCCATCGGCGAAGTGAGATACGCCCAGACCCAAAACGACAACCTCCGGCATGAATACCTCCGCCTATTCTCCCActgcctcccctccatccccttcgCCCGGATAGCCCTCGACCGGGACGCCGACGCGATCAACCTCTGGATAGGAAACCAgcactccaccaccgccctccacAAAGACAACTACGAAAACATCTACGTCCAGATCCGCGGCCGGAAACatttcgtcctcctcccgcccATCTGCCACCCCTGCGTGAATGAGCGGTTGCTTCCCTCGGCAGTCTACTCACGCAAGACCACTTCCCCAACCGAAGCAGCCAATAAGGAGGAGCCGGTATCATCACCAGAAGCAGATGGGTCTACATTTTCACCCTCATACCTAGAGCTCAAAGTCTCGGAGCAAAAAGTCCCCTTCCCAATCTGGGATCCCGACCGCCCTTTTCAAAACGAAACAGAATACTCCTGCCTCGCCTGCCCTGTGCGAGCCAGTTTAAATCCAGGAGACATGTTATATCTTCCCGCGTTATGGTACCACAAGGTAGCCCAGAGCGTCGACAACGAAGGGGTTTGTGTAGCAGTCAACTACTGGTACGACATGGACTTTACCGGGCCCCTCTACCCCCTAAGCACATTTGTTCGTTCAGTCTACAAAAAAGAGTtgaggggagaagaggaggaaaaggaggaggaaaaggaggaggaagaggcagtCAATGAGAAAGACCTGGTTGATAATGCTGAGCAGCACCAACGCTTGACATAA
- a CDS encoding hypothetical protein (COG:Z; EggNog:ENOG503NUHP): MYNSLDRRSRDAIADIKDTLIGIAIHPELMPDSAGYYCPSSSSSSSSSLSPRMNQHQQGGGGGGSRSFASTPSLRSRDPNVLPLLAKKNAGANVKVVVRVRAFLPREVKRNAECLIEMDPESQTTTLHPPSSSSSSSSSSSERKSRKILESKSFTFDHSYYSHNPSSPHYATQAHIYDTLGEEFLDHNFEGYHTCIFAYGQTGSGKSYTMMGTPSQPGLIPRTCEDLFERIHEAQREMPNISYKVKVSYFEVYNEHVRDLLVAPKVDAAATGPYYLKIRESPTEGPYVKDLTEVGVGSLDEILRLMRAGDGNRTVASTRMNDTSSRSHAVFTIMLKQVYHDFETDQTTERSSRIRLVDLAGSERAKSTEATGVRLREGSNINKSLTTLGRVIAALADPKKNNRGGTSVVPYRDSILTWLLKDSLGGNSKTAMIACVSPGDYEETLSTLRYADQAKRIRTRAVVNQDMMSMKERDERIAGLEEEVRLLQMKLDEKKCVTVAERSGGEAEYKKRMVEQERRLEEYQSQVRRLNQMMEEKQMVAEVRVRAVEVENEALKRHLELLKGEVRGYKEREGKGVGGGPEVTVIEQPAASDEDEDEGVWLDEEEQERERREIEELEGLLDMGYGVLEGVRGLRRKLEDDRERFGVGRGEVWPEGRASREVKERVEGVLREAGLGYLVKA, from the exons ATGTACAACAGCCTAGACCGCCGTTCCCGCGACGCCATCGCCGACATCAAAGACACCCTAATCGGCATCGCAATCCACCCCGAACTGATGCCCGACTCTGCCGGTTATTACTgtccgtcgtcgtcgtcgtcctcgtcgtcgtcattgtcgCCCAGGATGAATCAACATcagcagggtggtggtggtggtggctccCGCTCCTTCGCGAGCACACCTTCACTTCGGAGTAGAGACCCAAACGTGCTGCCTCTGCTCGCAAAGAAGAACGCCGGGGCCAATGTCAAGGTCGTCGTGAGAGTTCGGGCGTTTCTGCCTCGAG AAGTCAAACGCAACGCCGAATGCCTCATCGAAATGGACCCCGAatcccaaaccaccaccctccaccccccttcttcctcctcctcctcctcctcctcctcctccgagcGCAAATCCCGCAAGATCCTCGAATCCAAATCTTTTACTTTTGACCACAGCTACTActcccacaacccctcctccccccactaCGCGACCCAAGCCCACATCTACGACACCCTCGGCGAAGAATTCCTCGACCACAACTTTGAAGGCTACCACACCTGCATCTTTGCCTACGGCCAGACCGGCTCGGGAAAATCCTACACCATGATGGGCACGCCCTCCCAGCCGGGCCTGATCCCACGGACATGCGAGGATTTGTTTGAGCGCATCCACGAGGCGCAACGGGAGATGCCCAACATTTCCTACAAGGTCAAGGTTTCGTACTTTGAGGTGTACAACGAGCACGTCCGGGACTTGCTCGTGGCTCCCAAAGTCGACGCGGCGGCGACGGGGCCGTATTATCTGAAGATCAGGGAGTCCCCGACCGAGGGGCCGTACGTGAAAGATTTGACAGAGGTCGGGGTGGGCAGTCTGGACGAGATACTCAGGTTGATGAGAGCAGGGGATGGGAACAGGACGGTGGcgtcgacgaggatgaatGATACTTCCTCCAGAAGCCACGCCGTTTTCACGATCATGCTCAAGCAGGTGTATCACGACTTTGAGACGGACCAGACGACGGAGAGGTCTTCCCGGATCAGATTGGTGGATTTGGCTGGGTCGGAGAGGGCAAAGAGCACAGAGGCTacgggggtgaggttgagggaggggagcaaTATCAACAAGTCGTTGACCACGTTGGGGAGGGTTATCGCTGCGTTGGCGGATCCGAAGAAGAACAACCGGGGGGGGACGAGCGTGGTGCCGTACCGGGACTCGATCCTGACGTGGTTGCTCAAGGATAGTCTGGGGGGGAACAGCAAGACGGCCATGATTGCGTGTGTGAGTCCTGGTGATTACGAGGAGACGCTCTCGACGCTGCGGTATGCGGACCAGGCGAAGAGGATCAggacgagggcggtggtgaatcAGGACATGATGAGCATGAAGGAGAGGGACGAGAGGATtgcggggttggaggaggaggtgaggttgttgcAGATGAAGTTGGATGAGAAGAAGTGTGTGACGGTGGCGGAGAGGAGCGGTGGGGAGGCGGAATACAaaaagaggatggtggagcaggagaggaggttggaggagtatCAGTCTcaggtgaggaggttgaatcagatgatggaggagaagcagatggttgctgaggtgagggttagggctgtggaggtggagaatGAGGCGCTGAAGAGGCACTTGGAGctgttgaagggggaggtgagggggtataaggagagggaggggaagggtgttggtggtgggccGGAGGTTACGGTCATTGAGCAGCCTGCTGctagtgatgaggatgaggatgagggggtgtggcttgatgaggaggagcaggaaagggagaggagggagattgaggagctggaggggttgttggataTGGGGTatggggttttggagggggtgagggggctGAGGAGAAAGCTGGAGGATGATCgggagaggtttggggtggggaggggggaggtttggcCTGAAGGGAGGGCGAGTcgggaggtgaaggagcgggtggagggggtgttgagggaggcggggttggggtatTTGGTTAAGGCTTga
- a CDS encoding hypothetical protein (EggNog:ENOG503NY59; COG:S), producing the protein MTDSTPSTRVAKASESTENNDPLLSSPPRSTIGKERRVPSITPRKFQRFFTPRSRVSSKPSAVRKALHDLTAPALNRDQAPASSPLKPISEERLGAPIEDELPDYRTAKRRKTQHTPSRSHLPSPLPTSPGLLATPDIRQGLSSPIRHVKFRPNRRMDVDQHDGVSEDEDDEPPLPSPKLKRIVPLHTRGLGGQLVQRMSGDACLGRPVPDWRTDTAKFYSKPEDVHLSSSHEGAPRAIPFCTTSSHKSDLVAVGDEEGYIRLLDASKEFSKIHLSFQAHGNAVIDLAFSGDDKLLATASGDQTGRVIDVETQTPLNVLGHHTASLKQVRFQPGRGQNCVLATSGRDGSIQIWDLRCKGGPVQDMSIINEDRLRHGAPKPVNPGCVVNSIYYAHARTQRQTKSAKNSSTTDVARTGEVPGRMGEVSVTSLQFLPPGREHLLLSACEADASIKLWDIRAVHTHRHHKTSTPISFTPPPPSHAAWRPFGIASMTMNTSGSRIYALCKDNTVYTYATSHLILGIANELKATLPGQEPERRRHYPHVAHEGLGPLYGFRHPLFHATSFYVKAALRPAVNGNSEMLAVGSSDGCAVLFPTDERYLSFSTPGSEEESYFVGESTALLPTATPSRPGLRSGGPPGLVRTNSSSLFGRQQHDMGVAVTKRGTPLVRGHDKEVGALTWTADGRKLVTVGDDYLVRCWRDSDEVAKDLRRGGEGEGRRWGCGWGDLGDGWEGDGGEEDDW; encoded by the exons ATGACAGACTCAACCCCTTCTACTCGAGTAGCAAAGGCTTCGGAGTCCACAGAGAACAATGACCCCTTGTTGTCTTCACCACCGAGATCCACCATTGGCAAGGAGCGAAGAGTGCCATCAATTACCCCGAGAAAGTTTCAAAGATTCTTCACCCCCCGATCACGGGTCTCTTCGAAACCCAGTGCCGTTCGAAAGGCCCTCCATGATCTCACTGCTCCCGCCCTTAACCGCGACCAGGCCCCTGCTTCAAGCCCGCTCAAACCCATCTCGGAGGAACGACTTGGGGCTCCCATTGAGGATGAATTGCCTGACTATAGGACCGCCAAGCGAAGAAAAACTCAACACACCCCGAGCAGGTCGCATCTTCCCTCACCCCTGCCAACATCTCCAGGTCTTCTTGCAACTCCTGATATCAGGCAAGGTCTGAGCAGCCCGATTCGCCATGTCAAGTTCCGACCGAATCGACGGATGGATGTCGATCAACATGATGGAGTAtcagaggatgaggacgatgagcCCCCATTGCCATCGCCAAAGTTGAAGAGGATTGTACCATTACATACccgggggttgggtggtcaATTGGTCCAAAGAATGTCAGGCGATGCCTGTTTGGGTCGTCCGGTTCCTG ACTGGAGGACTGATACTGCCAAATTTTATAGCAAACCAGAGGACGTTCACCTTTCGTCAAGTCACGAAGGGGCGCCTCGTGCCATTCCTTTTTGTACCACTAGCTCTCACA AAAGCGATCTTGTAGCAGtcggtgatgaagaaggctATATACGCCTCCTTGATGCAAGCAAGGAGTTCTCCAAGATTCACCTGTCTTTCCAAGCTCACGGAAATGCTGTGATCGATTTGGCTTTCTCCGGGGACGACAAACTGCTTGCTACTGCCTCGGGTGACCAGACTGGAAGAGTCATTGACGTGGAAACCCAGACCCCTCTCAACGTTTTAGGCCATCACACTGCCTCGTTGAAGCAGGTCCGCTTTCAACCAGGCCGGGGACAGAACTGTGTCCTTGCCACCTCTGGCCGTGATGGAAGTATCCAAATCTGGGACCTGCGGTGCAAAGGTGGACCGGTTCAGGACATGTCGATCATTAACGAAGACCGCCTGCGTCATGGTGCCCCCAAGCCCGTCAACCCTGGCTGCGTGGTAAACAGCATCTATTACGCCCACGCCCGCACCCAGCGGCAAACCAAGTCGGCCAAgaactcctccaccaccgacgtAGCCCGTACGGGTGAGGTGCCCGGCCGTATGGGCGAAGTCTCGGTAACCTCGTTACAATTCCTCCCCCCTGGCCGCGAGCACCTGCTGCTCTCTGCCTGCGAGGCCGATGCCTCGATCAAGCTGTGGGATATCCGCGCCGTCCACACTCATCGCCACCACAAGACTTCCACCCCGATCTCGttcaccccccctccaccaagccacGCAGCCTGGAGACCATTCGGCATCGCCAGCATGACGATGAACACGTCCGGCTCGAGAATCTATGCCCTCTGCAAAGACAACACTGTTTACACCTACGCCACGtcccacctcatcctcggcatcgcAAACGAACTCAAGGCCACCCTCCCCGGGCAGGAACCCGAAAGACGGAGACACTACCCCCATGTAGCACACGAGGGCCTGGGTCCGCTGTATGGTTTCCGCCATCCCTTGTTCCACGCCACGTCGTTTTATGTCAAGGCTGCTCTCCGGCCTGCCGTGAACGGAAACAGTGAGATGCTTGCTGTGGGCAGTAGTGATGGTTGCGCGGTTTTGTTTCCTACTGATGAGAGGTAtctctccttttccaccccGGGCAGCGAGGAGGAATCCTACTTTGTCGGGGAAAGCACCGCTCTTTTACCGACTGCGACGCCTTCTAGGCCGGGGTTGAGGTCGGGCGGCCCGCCTGGTTTGGTGAGAACGAACAGCAGCTCTTTGTTTGGTCGTCAGCAGCACGACATGGGTGTTGCTGTCACCAAGAGGGGAACTCCGTTGGTGAGGGGTCATGATAAGGAGGTTGGGGCGCTGACTTGGACGGCTgatgggaggaagctggtgaCGGTGGGGGATGATTACCTTgtgaggtgctggagggATAGCGACGAGGTGGCGAaggatttgaggagggggggtgagggggaggggaggagatgggggtgtgggtggggggatttgggggatgggtgggagggggatgggggcgaggaggatgattggTGA
- the SPB1 gene encoding AdoMet-dependent rRNA methyltransferase spb1 (COG:A; EggNog:ENOG503NUYV; BUSCO:EOG09260V5Q) — translation MAIQKKHGKGRLDKWYKLAKEKGYRARAAFKLIQLNKKYGFLEKSKVVLDLCAAPGSWCQVAAETMPKDSIIIGVDLSPIKPIPKVITFQSDITTEKCRATIRTHLKTWKADCVLHDGAPNVGTAWVQDSFNQAELALHSLKLATEFLIEGGAFVTKVFRSKDYNSLLWVLKQLFTKVEATKPPSSRNVSAEIFVVCLGYKAPKKLDPRLLDPRTVFEDVADAAPNNEAKVYNPEIKKRKRDGYEEGDYTQYKEIAASEFIQTTDPIAILGQYNALTFKQATNGDVALAALDKLPETTEEIRTCCADLKVIGRKEFKLLLKWRLKVREIFGFPTKKSAKASLADEVAEVEPMDEEMRIQEELQRIADKEKGKKKRERRNANEAKTKEIMRMQMHMTAPMDIGMEQEGPRGEGEIFKLKAVDENGALRKIAKGKMVVIKEAEQNRRGFDSGIGSSGDTDDESDEDGDRLERELDGLYDQYQERKSAADAKYRAKKARKEHDDEEWEGVSADEKGDSDDESDLEMESGSDSEDEDEMDVDEKPLISDLDGKGKGKEGLSKRANRFFENEVFADILGEIEEEEEEVQVLQDEEAAESSDDDIPSIEQQKKMRKEAAAAAKKEKDNTFEIVKRPKVEEQDSDSDWEAVEKKKKKDAKPDIDIVTAEAMTLAHQLARGEKTVHDVIDDGYNKYALKDRDGLPDWFLDDEKKHDKPHKPITKEAAQAIKEKLRAYNARPIKKVAEARARKKFKQAQKLEKLKKKADMLMGDEGLNEKEKASSISKLIAQANKKKRKAPVKVVKAAGANRGLQGRPKGVKGRYKMVDPRMKKEMRALKRVAKKKK, via the exons ATGGCGATCCAGAAGAAGCACGGCAAAGGCCGCTTGGACAAGTGGTACAAGctcgccaaggagaagggctACAGAGCTCGTGCTGCTTTCAAGCTCATCCAGCTTAACAAGAAATATGGCTTCCTCGAGAAGAGCAAGGTCGTGCTCGATCTTTGCGCCGCGCCCGgt TCGTGGTGTCAAGTAGCTGCAGAGACTATGCCCAAagacagcatcatcatcggtgTCGATCTTTCTCCCATCAAGCCCATCCCCAAGGTCATCACCTTCCAGAgcgacatcaccaccgaaAAGTGCCGCGCCACGATCCGAACCCACTTGAAGACCTGGAAAGCCGACTGTGTCCTCCACGACGGTGCGCCCAACGTCGGTACCGCCTGGGTGCAGGATTCGTTCAACCAAGCCGAGCTTGCACTTCACTCTCTGAAGCTCGCCACCGAATTCTTGATCGAGGGCGGCGCCTTTGTCACCAAAGTTTTCCGATCGAAAGATTACAACTCTCTCCTCTGGGTTCTCAAGCAGCTGTTCACCAAGGTCGAAGCCACCAAGCCCCCTTCCTCGCGTAACGTCTCGGCCGAAATTTTCGTTGTTTGCTTGGGTTACAAGGCGCCCAAGAAGCTCGATCCCCGCTTGCTCGACCCCCGCACCGTCTTCGAAGATGTCGCCGATGCGGCTCCCAACAACGAGGCCAAGGTCTACAACCCCGAAATcaaaaagaggaagagagatggTTACGAGGAGGGTGATTACACCCAGTACAAGGAGATTGCCGCGAGCGAGTTCATCCAGACTACCGATCCGATCGCCATTCTTGGTCAATACAACGCCTTAACCTTCAAGCAAGCGACAAACGGCGATGTGGCCCTGGCGGCTTTGGACAAACTCCCCGAGACCACCGAAGAAATCCGCACATGCTGCGCCGATTTGAAAGTTATCGGGAGAAAAGAATTCAAGCTCCTCTTGAAATGGCGTTTGAAGGTCCGGGAGATCTTTGGTTTCCCCACCAAGAAATCAGCAAAGGCCAGCTTGGCCGACGAAGTGGCTGAGGTGGAACCGATGGACGAGGAGATGAGAATCCAGGAGGAGCTCCAGAGAATCgccgacaaggagaagggcaagaagaagagggaaaggagaAACGCCAATgaggccaagaccaaggagatCATGCGCATGCAAATGCACATGACGGCGCCTATGGATATCGGCATGGAGCAGGAGGGTCCAAGAGGTGAGGGCGAAATCTTTAAGCTCAAGGCCGTTGACGAAAACGGTGCGCTGCGCAAGATTgccaagggcaagatggTGGTtatcaaggaggccgagcagAATAGGAGAGGATTCGACTCTGGAATCGGCTCCTCGGGGGATACGGACGATGAGAGCGACGAGGATGGTGAtaggttggagagggaacTGGATGGTCTTTATGATCAGTATCAAGAGCGCAAGTCGGCGGCTGATGCGAAATACcgggccaagaaggcgaggaaagagcacgacgatgaggagtgggagggtgTCTCGGCTGACGAGAAGGGggacagtgatgatgagagcgatttggagatggagagcgGGTCGGATtcggaggatgaggatgagatggatgttgatgagaagCCGCTGATAAGCGATCTTGATGGgaagggcaaggggaaggaagggctTTCGAAACGTGCGAACCGGTTCTTCGAAAATGAGGTTTTTGCGGACATTTTGGGTGAGatagaggaggaagaggaggaagtgcAAGTGCTGCAAGATGAGGAGGCCGCTGAGTCATCGGATGACGATATTCCAAGCATCGAGCAGCAAAAGAAGATGCGCAaggaggcggctgctgctgcgaagaaggagaaggataaTACGTTTGAGATTGTCAAGCGGCCAAAGGTGGAGGAACAGGATTCGGATTCTGActgggaggcggtggagaagaagaagaagaaggatgccaagcctg ACATCGACATCGTCACAGCAGAAGCCATGACGCTCGCCCACCAGCTCGCCCGCGGCGAAAAGACGGTCCACGACGTCATCGACGACGGCTACAACAAATACGCCCTCAAAGACCGCGACGGCCTCCCAGACTGGttcctcgacgacgagaaGAAGCATGACAAGCCGCACaagcccatcaccaaggaagCCGCGCAGgcgatcaaggagaagctgaggGCGTACAATGCCAGACCGATCAAGAAGGTGGCTGAGGCtagggcgaggaagaagtttAAGCAGGcgcagaagctggagaagctgaagaagaaggcggataTGCTGATGGGCGATGAGGGGTTGaatgagaaggagaaggcgagcaGCATCTCGAAGCTGATTGCGCAGgcgaacaagaagaagaggaaggcgcCGGTTAAGGTGGTGAAGGCTGCGGGGGCAAACAGAGGGTTGCAGGGGAGGCcgaagggggtgaaggggaggtatAAGATGGTTGATCCTaggatgaagaaggagatgagggcgctgaagagggtggcgaagaagaagaaatag